Proteins encoded in a region of the Isosphaeraceae bacterium EP7 genome:
- a CDS encoding serine hydrolase domain-containing protein: MPRITRRQALAMGGSAATLLLSGAGGGDAPPTNSKHPHMSINTGRVRLVDGIPVEGFAAPEFQPVLREFERNFRERGERGAACAIYHRGVKVVDLWGGYRASDTLDPWEEGTLALVFSASKGMAAAAMTVAHAQGLFDLDERVATYWPEFAAAGKNEITVRQLLSHQAGLVGLDCQLNADIIGEHDRMAEILARQTTAWAPGEIHGYHTLTLGWYQNELIRRVDPRGRSLGTFFRDEIARPLNVEFHIGLPSSVPDDRVATVKGYRRIALLGNISKLPPKMILSGMWPQSLVSKSVRCLGIDNPASVGDPVLRRVEIPSANGIGQARAVAKIYEALASGGRELGLTQETFRELVAPAREPRKGTQDAILKIDTRYHMGFSRPSRHMPFGASSNAFGCPGAGGCFGMGDPDEGLGLAYVTNEMGFQLFDDPREKAVRDACYESLAGLRGRERPPQPGRPSSASTPSPRRST, from the coding sequence ATGCCGCGGATCACTCGGAGACAGGCCCTCGCCATGGGTGGCTCGGCCGCGACCCTGCTGCTGTCCGGGGCCGGCGGGGGCGACGCGCCACCGACTAATTCTAAGCATCCTCACATGAGCATTAACACTGGACGCGTCCGCCTCGTGGACGGAATCCCCGTCGAGGGGTTTGCGGCCCCCGAGTTCCAGCCGGTCCTCCGGGAATTCGAGCGGAATTTCCGGGAGCGGGGCGAACGGGGTGCGGCGTGCGCGATCTATCATCGCGGGGTCAAGGTCGTCGACCTCTGGGGAGGATACCGAGCTTCCGACACGCTCGATCCGTGGGAGGAGGGCACGCTCGCCCTGGTCTTCTCTGCCTCCAAGGGGATGGCGGCCGCCGCGATGACGGTGGCTCATGCTCAAGGACTGTTCGACCTGGATGAAAGGGTGGCCACGTATTGGCCCGAGTTCGCGGCCGCGGGGAAGAATGAGATCACCGTGCGCCAGTTGCTGTCCCATCAGGCCGGCCTCGTGGGGCTGGATTGCCAGCTGAATGCGGACATCATCGGCGAGCATGACCGCATGGCGGAGATCCTGGCGAGGCAAACGACGGCGTGGGCGCCCGGAGAGATCCACGGCTACCACACGCTCACGCTCGGCTGGTACCAGAACGAGCTGATTCGTCGCGTCGACCCCCGAGGCCGGAGTCTCGGGACATTCTTCCGCGACGAGATCGCGCGGCCGCTGAATGTCGAGTTCCACATCGGATTGCCATCGAGCGTCCCCGATGACCGTGTGGCGACGGTCAAGGGGTATCGACGCATCGCGCTCCTTGGAAACATCAGCAAGCTGCCGCCCAAAATGATCCTTTCGGGGATGTGGCCGCAGTCGCTCGTGTCGAAATCGGTTCGCTGCCTGGGGATCGACAACCCGGCCAGCGTCGGCGATCCCGTGCTTCGCCGCGTGGAAATCCCGTCCGCCAACGGGATCGGACAGGCCCGGGCGGTCGCGAAGATCTACGAGGCGCTCGCAAGCGGCGGACGCGAACTCGGCCTCACGCAGGAGACGTTCCGAGAGCTGGTCGCCCCCGCGAGAGAGCCCCGAAAGGGGACGCAGGACGCGATCCTCAAGATCGACACCCGCTACCACATGGGCTTCTCGCGCCCCAGTCGGCATATGCCGTTCGGGGCCTCCTCGAATGCCTTCGGTTGCCCCGGAGCGGGAGGATGTTTCGGGATGGGCGACCCGGACGAAGGGCTTGGCCTGGCCTATGTCACCAACGAGATGGGTTTCCAGCTGTTCGACGATCCTCGCGAGAAGGCCGTCCGAGACGCCTGCTACGAATCTTTGGCTGGGTTGAGAGGGCGCGAGCGTCCCCCCCAACCGGGTCGGCCGTCGTCGGCCTCTACACCATCGCCGCGCCGATCGACATGA
- a CDS encoding DinB family protein: MSYADNLLPEFDHEMANTRKVLERVPDDKLDWQPHPKSHTIGWNANHLTNIPDWLVHALATTELDIAPVGGEAYVTPQAASRREILESFDRNVAAAREGIGRADEEHMAQPWTLLHAGNTVFTMTRSAVLRQIIINHMIHHRAILCVYLRLNDIPVPGMYGPSGDE, encoded by the coding sequence ATGTCCTACGCCGACAACCTGCTTCCCGAGTTCGATCACGAGATGGCGAACACCCGCAAGGTGCTCGAGCGCGTTCCCGACGACAAGCTCGACTGGCAGCCCCATCCGAAGTCCCACACGATCGGCTGGAACGCCAATCACCTGACGAACATCCCCGACTGGCTCGTGCACGCGCTGGCAACAACTGAGCTGGATATCGCCCCCGTTGGAGGCGAGGCTTACGTCACTCCCCAGGCCGCCAGCCGTCGCGAGATTCTCGAGTCGTTCGACCGGAACGTTGCGGCCGCGAGGGAAGGGATTGGTCGGGCCGACGAGGAGCACATGGCCCAACCGTGGACGCTCTTGCACGCGGGCAATACGGTCTTCACGATGACCAGGTCGGCCGTGCTCCGGCAAATCATCATCAACCACATGATCCACCACCGCGCGATCCTCTGCGTCTACCTCCGGCTGAACGACATCCCGGTCCCGGGGATGTATGGCCCGTCGGGAGACGAGTGA
- a CDS encoding VOC family protein, translating into MTIQRMDNILIVVDDLEAVKGFFIELGLKLEGETTVEGPSVGSLIGLKDVRATLAMMRTPDGQGIELDKFHTPDAIRFGPVDAPVNTLGFRRVMFAVDGIDSLVARMLAHGAELIGEMRYGDTYRLAYIRGPEGIIVGLAEQLSGSSGR; encoded by the coding sequence ATGACGATTCAACGAATGGACAACATTCTCATCGTTGTCGACGATCTCGAAGCCGTTAAGGGGTTCTTCATCGAGTTGGGCCTCAAGCTCGAGGGCGAGACCACGGTCGAAGGACCATCAGTCGGGAGCCTGATCGGGCTCAAAGATGTCCGGGCCACCCTCGCGATGATGCGAACCCCCGATGGGCAGGGCATTGAGCTGGACAAGTTCCACACGCCCGACGCGATCAGGTTTGGGCCAGTGGACGCGCCGGTCAACACGCTGGGCTTCCGTCGCGTCATGTTCGCTGTCGATGGCATTGACTCTCTCGTTGCGCGCATGCTCGCCCACGGGGCCGAGCTTATCGGCGAAATGCGGTACGGGGACACGTACCGGCTAGCCTACATCCGCGGGCCCGAGGGCATCATTGTCGGGCTTGCCGAGCAGCTAAGTGGTTCATCCGGCAGGTGA
- a CDS encoding alpha/beta hydrolase, producing the protein MSYSAGHSDQHAVSGSDRLLLLGRGDKPVVFLHGLFGTPEHWRSVMGAMADDYRLVALQLPLDRRPDRRSEGIKSLDDLIDFVARTIFSLDLPPVVMCGNSLGGLVSIEMCLRYPERVAGLVLAGSAGIFERSLTSGERPKPSREFVRSIAVDIFADEALITDEMVEDWYQSVLDRDYVRFLLRISRATRDWRVGDDLRRLDLPTLIVWGRDDKVTPPAVAEEFKSKIANSRLEFIEACGHAPSLEQPVIFTEMLRRFLPDCFAPHPIMSIGAAMV; encoded by the coding sequence ATGAGTTACTCGGCAGGACACTCGGATCAGCACGCTGTGAGCGGGAGCGACCGGCTCCTCTTATTGGGTCGTGGTGACAAACCGGTGGTGTTCCTTCACGGTCTCTTCGGAACGCCCGAACATTGGCGTTCCGTCATGGGAGCGATGGCCGACGACTACCGCCTGGTCGCACTGCAACTCCCCCTGGACAGGCGTCCGGACCGGCGGTCTGAAGGCATCAAGTCCCTGGATGACCTGATCGACTTCGTCGCCCGGACGATCTTCTCGCTCGACCTTCCCCCAGTCGTCATGTGCGGGAATTCGCTGGGCGGGCTCGTTTCGATCGAGATGTGCCTCCGATACCCGGAGCGAGTGGCGGGGCTCGTGCTCGCCGGCAGCGCCGGGATCTTCGAGCGCAGCCTGACCAGCGGCGAACGGCCGAAGCCGTCGCGCGAGTTCGTGCGCTCGATCGCGGTGGACATCTTCGCCGACGAGGCCCTGATCACCGACGAGATGGTGGAAGACTGGTATCAGTCCGTCCTGGATCGCGACTATGTGCGCTTCCTATTGCGCATCTCGCGAGCCACCCGCGACTGGCGAGTCGGGGATGACTTGCGGCGGTTGGATCTCCCCACGCTGATCGTCTGGGGGCGCGACGACAAGGTCACGCCGCCGGCCGTCGCCGAGGAGTTTAAGAGCAAGATCGCCAACTCTCGCCTCGAATTTATCGAGGCGTGCGGTCACGCGCCTTCCCTGGAGCAACCCGTCATCTTCACGGAGATGCTGCGGCGGTTCCTGCCGGACTGCTTTGCCCCTCACCCCATCATGTCGATCGGCGCGGCGATGGTGTAG
- a CDS encoding dihydrofolate reductase family protein — MPKVVVRAFACSLDGFGAGLHQSQSEPFGKNAFQIMNWFKSTQTFKSMVGGEGGTTGLDDSYAAKAFEGVGASIMGRNMFSPLRGPWADEDWKGWWGDNPPFKHPVFVQTHHPRPMLEFGNGTSFHFVDGSPEQVLEQAQAAAGGKDVKVNGGVSTVRAFWKAGLLDELHLVMAPVFVGEGERLLGGLGAEEDYQVAGFEASEAAVHYRIVRRR; from the coding sequence ATGCCTAAAGTCGTGGTTCGCGCCTTTGCCTGTTCCCTGGATGGTTTCGGAGCCGGCCTCCATCAAAGCCAGTCCGAACCTTTCGGCAAGAACGCCTTCCAGATCATGAACTGGTTCAAGTCCACCCAAACCTTCAAGTCCATGGTCGGCGGCGAAGGTGGCACCACGGGTCTGGACGACAGCTACGCGGCCAAGGCCTTCGAGGGCGTGGGCGCCTCCATCATGGGCCGCAACATGTTCAGCCCCCTTCGCGGCCCCTGGGCCGATGAGGACTGGAAGGGCTGGTGGGGCGACAACCCTCCCTTCAAGCACCCGGTCTTCGTGCAGACGCACCATCCCCGGCCCATGCTGGAGTTCGGGAACGGCACCTCCTTCCACTTCGTCGACGGCTCGCCGGAACAGGTCCTGGAGCAAGCCCAGGCCGCGGCCGGCGGCAAGGACGTCAAGGTCAACGGCGGCGTCTCCACGGTCCGGGCCTTCTGGAAAGCGGGGCTCCTCGACGAACTGCACCTGGTCATGGCGCCAGTTTTCGTGGGGGAAGGCGAGCGGCTCCTGGGCGGGCTGGGGGCGGAGGAGGACTACCAGGTAGCCGGCTTCGAGGCTTCCGAAGCGGCCGTGCATTACAGGATCGTCAGGAGACGCTAG
- a CDS encoding helix-turn-helix domain-containing protein — translation MAARVLLRPMTPEERRAIAELLHSRTAPVRLVERARIVQEAADGRSAPTIAAALGCSRPTAYAWIRRFNELGMAGLQERPRAGRPPTYTVEQRAEVVAVALTAPKDLGLPFGCWTLDRLEAYLGERKGIPMKRSRIDEILAEEGLRWSSQETWFGERVDPEFAEKRGRSPRSIRRLGAARSWSASTRWAPRAPEVSAANGPSALSRGPMPKDASPPAALAKRPTTGGAARATSSAPSARPPARR, via the coding sequence ATGGCCGCCCGAGTCCTTCTCCGCCCCATGACGCCCGAGGAGCGGCGGGCCATCGCCGAGTTGCTCCACTCGCGCACCGCCCCGGTCCGCCTGGTCGAGCGAGCCCGCATCGTCCAGGAGGCCGCCGACGGCCGATCGGCCCCCACCATCGCTGCGGCCCTCGGCTGCTCGCGGCCGACCGCCTATGCCTGGATCCGTCGCTTCAACGAACTGGGCATGGCCGGCCTTCAGGAGCGGCCCCGCGCCGGCCGACCGCCGACCTACACCGTCGAGCAGCGGGCCGAGGTCGTGGCCGTCGCGCTGACCGCACCAAAGGATCTGGGCCTGCCCTTCGGCTGCTGGACGCTCGACCGGTTGGAGGCCTACCTCGGCGAGCGGAAAGGCATCCCAATGAAACGGAGCCGGATCGACGAGATCCTCGCGGAGGAGGGCCTCCGCTGGAGCTCGCAGGAGACGTGGTTCGGCGAGCGGGTGGATCCCGAATTCGCCGAAAAAAGGGGGAGATCGCCACGCTCGATACGACGCCTCGGGGCGGCTCGGTCGTGGTCTGCCTCGACGAGATGGGCCCCGAGAGCGCCAGAGGTTTCCGCGGCCAACGGCCCATCCGCACTAAGCCGAGGGCCGATGCCGAAGGACGCCAGCCCGCCGGCCGCGCTCGCCAAGAGGCCGACTACGGGCGGCGCGGCAAGGGCGACATCTTCGGCGCCTTCCGCCCGGCCACCGGCGAGGCGTTGA
- a CDS encoding nuclear transport factor 2 family protein: protein MIRSMRTLAIGMALIGAHNPTGYCQESGRPPEAEKAKTSPAQTGPAGAAAPASSPTAAAEKAVRETVAAYVATYNQKDATKLAAFFTENGELIDSENVATSGREAITQEFSDAFAEQSPYTLKADIERVRQITPEVAKAEGVARLVAPRESTIAKRFVAVLARQGDAWKIDEIRDYPAPADSLTPYERLKELEWMIGEWVDESDEVQVSTTVRWGQGKAYLIRDYNVQVKGKPSTSGLMVIAWDPQTHRIRSWIFNADGSRGGASWTRATDNQWVVKAHGSTADGQSTSATQVISLVNKDAMRTSSTDRIIGDEIAGDLDEIIMVRKPLPPGATAAPLRPATPTSAPR, encoded by the coding sequence ATGATTCGATCTATGCGGACCCTCGCGATCGGAATGGCACTGATCGGTGCTCACAATCCGACTGGCTACTGCCAAGAATCCGGGCGGCCCCCCGAAGCTGAGAAGGCGAAGACTTCCCCAGCCCAGACTGGGCCGGCCGGGGCCGCCGCCCCGGCCTCCTCCCCGACGGCTGCCGCCGAGAAGGCCGTACGGGAGACGGTCGCCGCCTACGTCGCCACGTACAACCAGAAGGATGCGACCAAGCTCGCCGCGTTCTTCACGGAGAACGGCGAGCTCATCGATTCAGAGAACGTCGCCACGAGCGGGCGCGAGGCCATCACCCAGGAGTTCTCCGACGCATTCGCCGAGCAGTCGCCCTATACGCTCAAGGCCGATATCGAACGGGTCCGGCAGATCACGCCCGAAGTGGCGAAGGCCGAGGGAGTGGCCCGGCTGGTTGCTCCCAGAGAGTCCACGATCGCCAAGCGGTTCGTCGCCGTGCTCGCGCGGCAGGGCGATGCCTGGAAGATCGACGAGATCCGCGACTACCCCGCGCCGGCCGACAGCCTCACGCCCTACGAGAGGCTCAAGGAGCTGGAATGGATGATCGGCGAGTGGGTTGATGAGTCCGACGAAGTCCAGGTCAGCACGACTGTCCGGTGGGGGCAGGGCAAGGCGTATCTCATCCGGGATTACAACGTACAGGTCAAGGGGAAGCCCTCGACCAGCGGTCTCATGGTCATCGCCTGGGACCCGCAGACGCACCGGATTCGCTCCTGGATCTTCAACGCCGACGGCAGTCGCGGCGGGGCGTCCTGGACGCGAGCGACCGACAACCAGTGGGTCGTCAAGGCCCACGGCAGCACGGCCGACGGCCAGTCGACCTCGGCAACCCAGGTGATTAGCCTGGTCAACAAGGATGCCATGCGGACCAGCTCCACCGATCGCATCATCGGGGACGAGATCGCGGGCGACCTCGACGAAATCATCATGGTCCGGAAGCCGCTGCCCCCTGGCGCGACGGCCGCCCCGTTGCGACCCGCGACGCCGACCTCGGCGCCACGATAG
- a CDS encoding 2'-5' RNA ligase family protein, whose product MQPPSFVATLKLDDEALDRLNALRKQYFPPARNFLDAHVTLFHKLTAESLTILEGAVAEIAPRSFEVELARPYSLGRGVAIRIESECLLSIRNQLATRLHADLSAQDRQPYKPHVTIQNKVTAEEASKSLVAIGGEWNPGVARVEGIDLWEYLGGPWQHHGRLVFQV is encoded by the coding sequence GTGCAGCCGCCATCTTTTGTTGCGACTTTGAAGCTCGACGATGAGGCGTTGGATCGGCTGAACGCACTTCGAAAGCAGTATTTCCCGCCGGCCCGCAACTTCCTCGACGCGCATGTGACTCTCTTCCACAAGCTCACTGCGGAATCGCTCACCATCCTGGAAGGGGCGGTGGCTGAGATCGCACCTCGGTCCTTCGAGGTCGAGTTGGCGAGACCCTATTCCTTGGGGCGAGGCGTGGCGATCCGGATCGAGTCCGAATGCCTGCTCTCGATCAGGAACCAACTCGCAACCCGCCTCCACGCCGATCTGTCCGCACAGGACAGGCAACCCTACAAGCCGCATGTGACGATCCAGAACAAGGTCACGGCGGAGGAGGCGAGCAAGAGTCTGGTCGCGATTGGCGGCGAGTGGAATCCGGGCGTTGCCCGTGTCGAAGGGATCGACCTCTGGGAGTACCTGGGCGGCCCCTGGCAGCACCACGGACGGCTCGTCTTTCAGGTGTAA
- a CDS encoding MMPL family transporter, which yields MPSRPFYRRYGRAILLVAAFLIPLIGWGVYVGVRSNSNDVRDWLPLKYAETQQYRWFQSHFGAQDFIAVSWPGCTLDDDRLDRFVEQLTPRPVQDPDPLLIGEIHTGRSLLRMLTGPPVNLDRSLAIERLRGVVIGPDGRQTCAVVFLPAAMAGRLDPAIGRIRRAAAGAGVPPSEVRLGGVPVINDALNRESTNSLVRLFSLSGFLGLLIAWLCFRDPRLTVLILFVGVYSAALSLAVIPLTGTPLNAVAITMVPLVYVTAVSGAIHLTNYYLDALDEGDHASATDRAVMHAAVPLLLAAGTTALGLLSLIYSDLKPIRLFGVFSAIGVVISSASQFLLLPAAWTVLMPEGDSRRRPGRDEEALNPGTHLGIFPGLGRWVVGRRRVILFLCLAAMIAGAFGLPRIRTSIQLMRLFSPSTPVIPMTRWLEEKLGATVPLEVVIRFRPESRTTMLDRMRLVAAMDAAARRLPDATGCLSAATFAPPLLTESGRQGFLPGALLEALLRGRRGLLLAKGWLAEDGDLEAWRLSLRIRGVGDLDYEVLARTIRSSLEPLLSTQLGADHRGVDLMITGTAPIVFKARRSLLNGMLFGLGTDIALIVVAMILLTRSWLTGAAMLLVSVFPTTVIFGSMGLLGLVVDIGSVMTPCVALGVTVDDVIHFLLCHRRGARRGLSASDATLLAYDTCGRAIFQSWGIIGVGLSAFALSSFIPTFRFGLLMLLLLTAGMLANLLFLPALLAGPLGRAIVRAQPQMARDSPDAPRSHAFPPKTPCQRGQNPIKTPD from the coding sequence ATGCCTTCGCGACCATTTTACCGGCGCTATGGCCGGGCCATCCTCCTGGTCGCGGCGTTCCTCATCCCCCTCATCGGCTGGGGCGTGTATGTAGGTGTCCGCAGTAATTCCAACGACGTGCGCGACTGGCTGCCCCTGAAGTATGCCGAGACACAGCAGTATCGCTGGTTCCAGAGCCACTTCGGGGCGCAGGACTTCATCGCAGTCAGCTGGCCCGGCTGCACCCTGGACGACGATCGGCTGGACCGGTTCGTTGAGCAACTGACCCCGCGGCCGGTGCAGGACCCGGATCCTCTGCTCATCGGGGAAATCCACACGGGGCGATCGTTGTTGCGTATGCTGACGGGCCCGCCGGTGAATCTGGACAGGTCGCTGGCGATCGAACGCCTGCGCGGCGTCGTCATCGGGCCAGACGGGCGGCAAACGTGTGCCGTGGTGTTCCTCCCGGCGGCGATGGCCGGCCGGCTCGATCCCGCGATCGGCCGGATACGCCGAGCGGCCGCCGGGGCGGGCGTCCCACCGAGCGAGGTGCGGCTCGGCGGGGTCCCCGTCATCAACGACGCATTGAACCGAGAGAGCACGAATTCCCTGGTGAGGCTGTTCAGCCTGTCGGGCTTCCTGGGCCTGCTTATCGCGTGGCTCTGCTTTCGCGATCCCCGGCTCACCGTGCTCATCTTGTTCGTAGGCGTCTACAGCGCGGCGTTGAGTCTGGCCGTCATCCCCCTGACGGGCACGCCGCTGAACGCGGTCGCGATCACCATGGTCCCGCTGGTCTACGTCACAGCTGTGTCCGGGGCGATCCATCTCACGAATTACTACCTGGACGCCCTCGACGAGGGGGATCACGCAAGCGCGACCGATCGCGCCGTCATGCACGCGGCCGTCCCGCTGCTGCTCGCGGCCGGGACCACCGCGCTCGGCCTCCTGTCCCTCATCTACAGCGACCTGAAGCCGATCCGCCTGTTCGGGGTGTTCTCGGCGATCGGGGTGGTGATCAGCTCGGCCTCGCAGTTCTTGCTGCTCCCCGCCGCGTGGACGGTGCTGATGCCGGAGGGCGACTCGCGACGGCGACCGGGGCGCGATGAGGAAGCGTTGAACCCCGGGACGCACCTCGGGATCTTTCCGGGGCTCGGTCGGTGGGTCGTGGGGCGGCGTCGCGTCATCTTGTTCCTCTGCCTGGCCGCCATGATCGCCGGGGCGTTCGGGCTGCCTCGGATACGTACGTCGATCCAGCTCATGCGGCTCTTCTCGCCCAGCACGCCCGTCATCCCCATGACGCGCTGGCTGGAGGAGAAACTCGGCGCGACGGTTCCGCTAGAGGTGGTGATCCGTTTCCGGCCCGAGAGTCGGACGACCATGCTCGACCGGATGAGGCTGGTGGCCGCGATGGACGCGGCGGCCCGGCGATTGCCAGACGCAACCGGCTGCCTTTCCGCGGCGACCTTCGCGCCTCCGCTCCTGACGGAATCGGGGCGCCAGGGCTTCCTCCCCGGGGCGCTGCTGGAAGCCCTGCTCCGAGGGCGGAGGGGGCTCCTTCTCGCGAAAGGATGGCTGGCCGAGGACGGAGATCTGGAGGCCTGGCGGCTCAGCCTGCGGATCAGGGGGGTCGGCGATCTGGATTACGAGGTCCTGGCCCGGACCATCCGAAGCTCGCTGGAACCGCTACTCTCCACCCAGCTCGGCGCGGACCATCGGGGCGTGGATCTCATGATCACGGGGACCGCTCCTATCGTCTTCAAGGCGCGACGTTCGCTCCTGAACGGGATGCTCTTCGGTTTGGGAACCGACATCGCCTTGATCGTCGTGGCCATGATCCTGCTGACTCGTTCCTGGCTGACCGGCGCCGCGATGCTGCTCGTGAGCGTCTTCCCCACGACGGTCATCTTCGGGTCGATGGGCCTGCTCGGACTCGTCGTGGATATCGGATCGGTGATGACTCCCTGCGTCGCCCTGGGCGTCACGGTGGACGACGTCATCCACTTCCTCCTCTGCCACCGCCGCGGTGCGCGCCGGGGGCTCTCGGCGTCGGATGCGACGCTGCTGGCCTACGATACGTGCGGCCGCGCGATCTTCCAGAGCTGGGGCATCATCGGCGTCGGGCTGTCGGCATTCGCGCTCAGCTCGTTCATCCCCACGTTTCGATTCGGCCTCCTGATGCTCCTCCTGCTCACGGCCGGGATGCTGGCAAACCTGCTCTTTCTGCCCGCGCTGCTCGCCGGCCCACTCGGCCGCGCGATCGTCAGGGCCCAACCGCAAATGGCACGCGATTCGCCAGATGCGCCTAGATCGCACGCCTTTCCCCCGAAGACGCCTTGTCAACGGGGCCAGAATCCGATAAAGACTCCCGACTGA